From a region of the Sporosarcina ureilytica genome:
- a CDS encoding carbohydrate ABC transporter permease, which yields MSTKQLSENVKAERRFKIDNWIPYLFILPSFLIIATFLFYPIGTVFYYSFQNYDISAPFYNSFAGFDNFVKIFTEDKLFFPSLLTSLKWVVSQVGLQLIFGLIFALLLNQTFRLRGFVRAIAFIPWAISGVLASVMWSLMYNEHMGVFNDILMKLGIISEPQAFLAGTTSAFISVIIAELWRGIPFFAITLLASLQSIPEELYEASEIDGASKWESFVHITLPHLKNTIVLTTLLRTVWEFNNVDLIFNLTGGGPANSTTTLTMYIANLAINGSDFGYGSALTVISFVLLFAFAIFYLKITRYERED from the coding sequence ATGAGCACAAAGCAACTAAGTGAAAACGTTAAAGCTGAAAGAAGATTTAAAATAGATAATTGGATTCCTTATTTATTTATTTTGCCTTCGTTTCTGATCATCGCTACTTTTTTATTCTACCCAATTGGTACTGTATTCTACTACAGTTTTCAGAATTATGATATATCAGCGCCTTTTTATAATAGCTTCGCTGGTTTTGATAACTTCGTGAAAATATTTACGGAAGATAAGCTATTCTTTCCGAGTTTACTAACAAGTTTAAAATGGGTAGTTTCACAAGTTGGTCTTCAATTGATTTTTGGTTTGATTTTTGCATTACTTTTAAACCAAACATTTAGATTGAGAGGATTTGTGAGAGCGATTGCGTTTATACCGTGGGCAATCTCAGGGGTTCTTGCTTCGGTTATGTGGTCATTAATGTATAACGAGCATATGGGCGTCTTTAATGACATTTTAATGAAGTTAGGCATTATTAGTGAACCGCAAGCTTTTTTGGCCGGCACTACAAGCGCTTTCATTTCAGTGATCATTGCTGAATTATGGAGAGGAATTCCATTCTTTGCGATTACATTATTAGCATCATTACAAAGTATTCCAGAAGAGTTATATGAAGCATCTGAAATTGATGGTGCGAGTAAATGGGAATCATTTGTCCATATTACTTTGCCACACTTGAAAAACACAATCGTGTTAACGACTTTACTACGAACGGTATGGGAGTTTAATAACGTCGACTTGATTTTCAACTTAACTGGCGGAGGTCCTGCTAACTCGACAACTACGCTGACCATGTATATTGCAAACTTAGCAATCAATGGAAGCGATTTCGGCTATGGTTCTGCATTAACAGTCATCTCGTT